The bacterium nucleotide sequence CCCATCTCCGTCCCCCTCACGAAAGGACCCGCTTGATCAGCTTCGACAGCTCCATGGCGGTATAGGGTTTCTGGATAAAGCCTACGGCACCTCCCTTCAGGAATTCCGAGCTGATGCGGTTGGGCAGGTAGCCGGTCGAGATGACAACCCGGACATTCCGGTTGATTGATTTCAGCTCCCTGAAGGTTTCCAGCCCATCTTTTTTCGGCATGATCATATCCAGGATTACCAGGTCGATCGAATTATCATTCTTTTTATACACCTCAAGGGCTTCTTCTCCATCCGCGGCACACAGGACAGTATATCCGGAGCGCAGCAGGATATTGGAGGTCATCTTCCGGACCAGGTCCTCATCCTCGACAATCATCACCGTGCCCTGCCCCTCACTTACCTGGCATCCGTCCGCTTTGGCAGCAGAGCTTGAGATGGCGGGCAGATAGATATCAAAGCTCGTCCCTGCTCCAGGCTGACTCTCGACCAGAATGGTGCCCTGATGGGCTTTGACGATGCCAAAGGCTACCGAGAGGCCAAGACCTGTTCCTTTCCCGACATCTTTGGTTGTAAAGAAGGGGTCAAAGATATAGGGGAGCAGTTTTTCCTCTATGCCGTGGCCGGTATCGGAGATCCGGATATGAGTATATTTTCCTTCGCGAAGGCCGATATGCTTGAGGCAAAAATCCTCACTCAAGTCCAGGCTTTCCGTGATAATGGCCAATTTTCCGCCCTGTGGCATGGCATCTGTGGCATTATGACAGATATTCATCACTGCCTGCATGATCTGGCCTTTATCAATCCGGACTGGTAAGGAGCCTTCCTGCAGGCGAGTGACAACTTCGATCCGGTTTGAAAGGTGGTTGTTCCGCATCAGGCCGATAGCCTCTCTGATCACCTCATTGATATCGATTATCTGGGAATGGGATTCCTGCCGGTTGCCGAAAGCCATGAGCTGGGATACGAGATCAGCACCTACCGATGCTGATTTCTCGATAGTTTCCACGTGCTTGTAGTATTCCTCATCTCCGTTCAGGGAAGCCCTTAAGTAGGAGGCGGAGCCCAGGATCCCGGTCAGGACATCGTTGAACTTATGGGCAACCTCGTTTACCAGTTTCCCGATGCATTCCATGCGCTGAGCGTTAATAAGCTGATCTTCGAGCTTCTTCTTGTCAGTTATATCCCGGATCGAGGCCTGAATCAGTCCCTTGTGAGAACATGCGTTTTTAATATACAATTCCACAATCTTGGTTTGACCATCTTTGGTAACGATTTCCACCTGAATATCAGAACGGGGGATCATGTGTTCATTGATGATCATCCTGAAATAATGCCCGATGAACCTTTTTTCTTTAGCTGACAGAAGATCACTGTAATGAGTTTTTTCCAGCTCTTCGCTGGAATATCCGGTAATCAGCTCACAGGTTTTATTAGCGTCGTGAAGAAACCCGTCATGGTCTACAGTAAACAGCCCATCAGTGGCGTTCTGGTATAAATGGTAGTATTTTCCTTCCAAACCTTGATCTTTACCAGGGTCGTTCATTTTCCCCATATATTGAGATCACCCCCATTCTTTTGGAAAAATTTCAAAAGCCTCAGTGAAACCTCCTGGCATGAGGTGTCTTTCTGCGGCTTGGGTAATAAATAATGTGATTAACCGTGGCGACAGAGAAACTTCAGAATAATTATCGACTGACTATTGTGGGGAAGCAGGTGAATCCGGAATTTCCCCGCACCGAAGACCGCCAGGCTCCAGGCTCCTGTCGGGCTGGAT carries:
- a CDS encoding response regulator, with the protein product MGKMNDPGKDQGLEGKYYHLYQNATDGLFTVDHDGFLHDANKTCELITGYSSEELEKTHYSDLLSAKEKRFIGHYFRMIINEHMIPRSDIQVEIVTKDGQTKIVELYIKNACSHKGLIQASIRDITDKKKLEDQLINAQRMECIGKLVNEVAHKFNDVLTGILGSASYLRASLNGDEEYYKHVETIEKSASVGADLVSQLMAFGNRQESHSQIIDINEVIREAIGLMRNNHLSNRIEVVTRLQEGSLPVRIDKGQIMQAVMNICHNATDAMPQGGKLAIITESLDLSEDFCLKHIGLREGKYTHIRISDTGHGIEEKLLPYIFDPFFTTKDVGKGTGLGLSVAFGIVKAHQGTILVESQPGAGTSFDIYLPAISSSAAKADGCQVSEGQGTVMIVEDEDLVRKMTSNILLRSGYTVLCAADGEEALEVYKKNDNSIDLVILDMIMPKKDGLETFRELKSINRNVRVVISTGYLPNRISSEFLKGGAVGFIQKPYTAMELSKLIKRVLS